From a region of the Vicugna pacos chromosome 35, VicPac4, whole genome shotgun sequence genome:
- the SEPHS1 gene encoding selenide, water dikinase 1 isoform X1, giving the protein MSARESFNPESYELDKSFRLTRFTELKGTGCKVPQDVLQKLLESLQENHFQEDEQFLGAVMPRLGIGMDTCVIPLRHGGLSLVQTTDYIYPIVDDPYMMGRIACANVLSDLYAMGVTECDNMLMLLGISNKMTDRERDKVMPLIIQGFKDAAEEAGTSVTGGQTVLNPWIVLGGVATTVCQPNEFIMPDNAVPGDVLVLTKPLGTQVAVAVHQWLDIPEKWNKIKLVVTQEDVELAYQEAMMNMARLNRTAAGLMHTFNAHAATDITGFGILGHAQNLAKQQRNEVSFVIHNLPVLAKMAAVSKACGNMFGLMHGTCPETSGGLLICLPREQAARFCAEIKSPKYGEGHQAWIIGIVEKGNRTARIIDKPRIIEVAPQVATQNVNPTPGATS; this is encoded by the exons ATGTCTGCGCGGGAGTCCTTTAACCCAGAAAGTTATGAATTGGATAAGAGCTTCCGGTTAACCAGATTCACTGAACTGAAGGGCACCGGCTGCAAAGTGCCCCAAGATGTCCTGCAGAAATTGCTGGAATCCTTACAGGAGAACCACTTCCAAGAAGATGAGCAGTTTCTTGGAGCAGTTATGCCAAGGCTTG GCATCGGGATGGATACCTGTGTCATTCCCCTGCGGCACGGTGGTCTTTCCTTGGTTCAGACCACAGATTACATTTACCCCATCGTCGATGACCCTTACATGATG GGCAGGATAGCCTGTGCCAACGTCCTCAGTGACCTCTACGCCATGGGGGTCACCGAATGTGACAATATGCTGATGCTTCTTGGAATTAGCAATAAAATGACCGACCGG GAAAGGGATAAAGTGATGCCCCTAATTATACAGGGTTTTAAAGATGCAGCAGAGGAGGCAGGAACTTCTGTGACGGGCGGCCAGACCGTGCTCAACCCCTGGATTGTTCTCGGAGGCGTGGCCACAACCGTCTGCCAGCCCAACGAGTTTATCAT GCCGGATAACGCGGTGCCGGGGGACGTGCTGGTGCTGACGAAGCCCCTGGGGACGCAGGTGGCGGTGGCCGTGCACCAGTGGCTGGACATT CctgaaaaatggaataaaatcaaGCTAGTGGTCACCCAGGAGGACGTGGAGCTGGCGTACCAGGAGGCGATGATGAACATGGCCAGGCTCAACAGGACAG CGGCCGGACTCATGCACACGTTCAACGCCCACGCGGCCACCGACATCACGGGCTTCGGGATCCTGGGCCACGCACAGAACCTGGCCAAGCAGCAGAGGAACGAGGTGTCCTTTGTGATTCACAACCTTCCTGTCCTGGCCAAGATGGCAGCCGTGAGCAAGGCCTGCGGGAACATGTTTGGCCTCATGCACGGGACCTGCCCAGAGACGTCAG GAGGCCTTCTAATCTGTTTACCACGTGAGCAGGCAGCTCGGTTCTGCGCAGAGATAAAGTCCCCCAAGTACGGTGAAGGTCACCAAGCATGGATTATTGGGATCGTGGAGAAGGGGAACCGCACGGCCAGGATCATAGACAAACCCCGGATCATCGAAGTTGCGCCGCAGGTGGCCACCCAGAATGTGAACCCCACACCCGGTGCCACCTCTTAA
- the SEPHS1 gene encoding selenide, water dikinase 1 isoform X2: MSARESFNPESYELDKSFRLTRFTELKGTGCKVPQDVLQKLLESLQENHFQEDEQFLGAVMPRLGIGMDTCVIPLRHGGLSLVQTTDYIYPIVDDPYMMGRIACANVLSDLYAMGVTECDNMLMLLGISNKMTDRGFKDAAEEAGTSVTGGQTVLNPWIVLGGVATTVCQPNEFIMPDNAVPGDVLVLTKPLGTQVAVAVHQWLDIPEKWNKIKLVVTQEDVELAYQEAMMNMARLNRTAAGLMHTFNAHAATDITGFGILGHAQNLAKQQRNEVSFVIHNLPVLAKMAAVSKACGNMFGLMHGTCPETSGGLLICLPREQAARFCAEIKSPKYGEGHQAWIIGIVEKGNRTARIIDKPRIIEVAPQVATQNVNPTPGATS, translated from the exons ATGTCTGCGCGGGAGTCCTTTAACCCAGAAAGTTATGAATTGGATAAGAGCTTCCGGTTAACCAGATTCACTGAACTGAAGGGCACCGGCTGCAAAGTGCCCCAAGATGTCCTGCAGAAATTGCTGGAATCCTTACAGGAGAACCACTTCCAAGAAGATGAGCAGTTTCTTGGAGCAGTTATGCCAAGGCTTG GCATCGGGATGGATACCTGTGTCATTCCCCTGCGGCACGGTGGTCTTTCCTTGGTTCAGACCACAGATTACATTTACCCCATCGTCGATGACCCTTACATGATG GGCAGGATAGCCTGTGCCAACGTCCTCAGTGACCTCTACGCCATGGGGGTCACCGAATGTGACAATATGCTGATGCTTCTTGGAATTAGCAATAAAATGACCGACCGG GGTTTTAAAGATGCAGCAGAGGAGGCAGGAACTTCTGTGACGGGCGGCCAGACCGTGCTCAACCCCTGGATTGTTCTCGGAGGCGTGGCCACAACCGTCTGCCAGCCCAACGAGTTTATCAT GCCGGATAACGCGGTGCCGGGGGACGTGCTGGTGCTGACGAAGCCCCTGGGGACGCAGGTGGCGGTGGCCGTGCACCAGTGGCTGGACATT CctgaaaaatggaataaaatcaaGCTAGTGGTCACCCAGGAGGACGTGGAGCTGGCGTACCAGGAGGCGATGATGAACATGGCCAGGCTCAACAGGACAG CGGCCGGACTCATGCACACGTTCAACGCCCACGCGGCCACCGACATCACGGGCTTCGGGATCCTGGGCCACGCACAGAACCTGGCCAAGCAGCAGAGGAACGAGGTGTCCTTTGTGATTCACAACCTTCCTGTCCTGGCCAAGATGGCAGCCGTGAGCAAGGCCTGCGGGAACATGTTTGGCCTCATGCACGGGACCTGCCCAGAGACGTCAG GAGGCCTTCTAATCTGTTTACCACGTGAGCAGGCAGCTCGGTTCTGCGCAGAGATAAAGTCCCCCAAGTACGGTGAAGGTCACCAAGCATGGATTATTGGGATCGTGGAGAAGGGGAACCGCACGGCCAGGATCATAGACAAACCCCGGATCATCGAAGTTGCGCCGCAGGTGGCCACCCAGAATGTGAACCCCACACCCGGTGCCACCTCTTAA
- the SEPHS1 gene encoding selenide, water dikinase 1 isoform X3, whose protein sequence is MDTCVIPLRHGGLSLVQTTDYIYPIVDDPYMMGRIACANVLSDLYAMGVTECDNMLMLLGISNKMTDRERDKVMPLIIQGFKDAAEEAGTSVTGGQTVLNPWIVLGGVATTVCQPNEFIMPDNAVPGDVLVLTKPLGTQVAVAVHQWLDIPEKWNKIKLVVTQEDVELAYQEAMMNMARLNRTAAGLMHTFNAHAATDITGFGILGHAQNLAKQQRNEVSFVIHNLPVLAKMAAVSKACGNMFGLMHGTCPETSGGLLICLPREQAARFCAEIKSPKYGEGHQAWIIGIVEKGNRTARIIDKPRIIEVAPQVATQNVNPTPGATS, encoded by the exons ATGGATACCTGTGTCATTCCCCTGCGGCACGGTGGTCTTTCCTTGGTTCAGACCACAGATTACATTTACCCCATCGTCGATGACCCTTACATGATG GGCAGGATAGCCTGTGCCAACGTCCTCAGTGACCTCTACGCCATGGGGGTCACCGAATGTGACAATATGCTGATGCTTCTTGGAATTAGCAATAAAATGACCGACCGG GAAAGGGATAAAGTGATGCCCCTAATTATACAGGGTTTTAAAGATGCAGCAGAGGAGGCAGGAACTTCTGTGACGGGCGGCCAGACCGTGCTCAACCCCTGGATTGTTCTCGGAGGCGTGGCCACAACCGTCTGCCAGCCCAACGAGTTTATCAT GCCGGATAACGCGGTGCCGGGGGACGTGCTGGTGCTGACGAAGCCCCTGGGGACGCAGGTGGCGGTGGCCGTGCACCAGTGGCTGGACATT CctgaaaaatggaataaaatcaaGCTAGTGGTCACCCAGGAGGACGTGGAGCTGGCGTACCAGGAGGCGATGATGAACATGGCCAGGCTCAACAGGACAG CGGCCGGACTCATGCACACGTTCAACGCCCACGCGGCCACCGACATCACGGGCTTCGGGATCCTGGGCCACGCACAGAACCTGGCCAAGCAGCAGAGGAACGAGGTGTCCTTTGTGATTCACAACCTTCCTGTCCTGGCCAAGATGGCAGCCGTGAGCAAGGCCTGCGGGAACATGTTTGGCCTCATGCACGGGACCTGCCCAGAGACGTCAG GAGGCCTTCTAATCTGTTTACCACGTGAGCAGGCAGCTCGGTTCTGCGCAGAGATAAAGTCCCCCAAGTACGGTGAAGGTCACCAAGCATGGATTATTGGGATCGTGGAGAAGGGGAACCGCACGGCCAGGATCATAGACAAACCCCGGATCATCGAAGTTGCGCCGCAGGTGGCCACCCAGAATGTGAACCCCACACCCGGTGCCACCTCTTAA